TCTTTAGGATCGTCCCCCGTCATCCTCTAGTCCAAGTGTTGGAGAGGAGGGGTCTGGAAGGGAAGGATAATGTTGGAGAGGAGGGGTCTGGAAGGGAAGGGTAATGTTGGAGAGGAGTGGTCTGGAAGGGAAGGGTAATGTTGGAGAGGAGGGGTCTGGAAGGGAAGGATAGTGTTGGAGAGGAGGGGTCTGGAAGGGAAGGGTAATGTTGGAGAGGAGGGGTCTGGAAGGGAAGGATAGTGTTGGAGAGGAGGGGTCTGGAAGGGAAGGGTAATGTTGGAGAGGAGGGGTCTGGAAGGGAAGGATAGTGTTGGAGAGGAGGGGTCTGGAAGGGAAGGATAGTGTTGGAGAGGAGTGGTCTGGAAGGGAAGGATAGTGTTGGAGAGGAGGGGTCTGGAAGGGAAGGGTAATGTTGGAGAGGAGGGGTCTGGAAGGGAAGGGTAGTGTTGGAGAGGAGGGGTCTGGAAGGGGAGGGTAATGTTGGAGAGGAGGGGTCTGGAAGGGAAGGATAGTGTTGGAGAGGAGGGGTCTGGAAGGGGAGGGTAGTGTTGGAGAGGAGGGGTCTGGAAGGGAAGGATAGTGTTGGAGAGGAGGGGTCTGGAAGGGAAGGATAGTGTTGGAGAGGAGGGGTCTGGAAGGGAAGGATAGTGTTGGAGAGGCGGGGTCTGGAAGGGAAGGATAGTGTTGGAGAGGAGGGGTCTGGAAGGGAAGGATAATGTTGGAGATGAGGGGTCTGGAAGGGAAGGGTAATGTTGGAGAGGAGGGGTCTGGAAGGGAAGGATAGTGTTGGAGAGGAGGGGTCTGGAAGGGAAGGGTAGTGTTGGAGAGGAGGGGTCTGGAAGGGAAGGATAGTGTTGGAGAGGAGGGGTCTGGAAGGGAAGGGTAGTGTTGGAGAGGAGGGGTCTGGAAGGGGAGGGATAGTGTTGGAGAGGAGGGGTCTGGAAGGGAGGGATAATGTTGGAGAGGAGGGGTCTGGAAGGGAAGGATAGTGTTGGAGAGGAGTGGTCTGGAAGTGAAGGGTAGTGTTGGAGAGGAGGGGTCTGGAAGGGAAGGGTAGTGTTGGAGGAGGTGGTCTGGAAGGGAAGGGTAATGTTGGAGAGGAGGGGTCTGGAAGGGAAGGGTAATGTTGGAGAGGAGGGGTCTGGAAGGGGAGGGTAATGTTGGAGAGGAGGGGTCTGGAAGGGGAGGATAGTGTTGGAGGGGTCTGGAAGGGGAGGATAGTGTTGGAGGGGTCTGGAAGGGGAGGATAGTGTTGGAGGGGTCTGGAAGGGAAGGATAGTGTTGGAGAGGAGGGGTCTGGAACGGAAGGATAGTGTTGGAGAGGAGGGGTCTGGAAGGGAAGGATAGTGTTGGAGGGGTCTGGAAGGGGAGGATAGTGTTGGAGGGGTCTGGAAGGGGAGGATAGTGTTGGAGGGGTCTGGAAGGGGAGGATAGTGTTGAAGGGGTCTGGAAGGGGAGGATAGTGTTGGAGGGGTCTGGAAGGGGAGGATAGTGTTGAAGGGGTCTGGAAGGGGAGGATAGTGTTGGAGGGGTCTGGAAGGATAGGATAGTGTTGGAGGGGTCTGGAAGGGGAGGATAGTGTTGGAGGGGTCTGGAAGGGGTCTGGAAGGGGAGGATAGTGTTGGAGGGGTCTGGAAGGGGAGGATAGTGTTGGAGGGGTCTGGAAGGGGAGGGAGGCTAGACTCACAGAGTTCTGTCAGAGACAAAAGACCCCTCAcactcccctccctccacccgAGTAGGAGACTGCGGTGCAGATCAGCAAGAGTCCAACTGATCAATTGATCATTTATCAGTAGTGATCAATCAGTCTGTATTGATCAGAGACCTGTAGTGACCAGTAGGTCCAGGGTGTTTACCAGGGTCGTGTTCAGGAAGTCAGACTGTAGAAAAACAGTTCACCACAGaattatgtatttttttgtttatcATTGGAAAAATTCAGAACCTCTCATTTTTGAATAACCTTCTTCTGTTTACTGCCTACTGAACAAGACCGTGTGGTTATAGGGTTCAGGGTGTTGTGGTGTAGTCGTGGTGGGGtccagtgtgttgtgttggggtGTAGTCATGGTGGGGTTCAGGGTGTTGTGTTGTAGTCGTGGTGGGGTCCAGGGTGTTGTGGTGTAGTCATGGTGGGGTTCAGGGTGTTGTGGTGTAGTCGTGGTGGGGTTCAGGGTGTTGTGTTGTAGTCGTAGTGGGGTtcagggtgtggtggtggggttcaGGGTGTTGTGTTGTAGTCGTAGTGGGGTCCAGGGTGTTGTGTTGTAGTCGTAGTGGGGTtcagggtgtggtggtggggttcaGGGTGTTGTGTTGTAGTCGTAGTGGGGTCCAGGGTGTTGTGGTGTAGTCATGGTGGGGTTCAGGGTGTTGTGGTGTAGTCGTGGTGGGGTTCAGGGTGTTGTGTTGTAGTCGTGGTGGGGTTCAGGGTGTTGTGGTGTAGTCATGGTGGGGTTCAGGGTGTTGTGGGTGTAGTCGTGGTGGGGTTCAGGgtgttgtgttgtagtcatgGTGGGGTTCAGGGTGTTGGGGTGTAGTCATGGTGGGGTTCAGGGTGTTGTGTTGTAGTCGTGGTGGGGTTCAGGGTGTTGGGGTGTAGTCGTGGTGGGGTTCAGGGTGTTGTGTTGGGGTGTAGTCGTGGTGGGGTTCAGGgtgttgtgttgtagtcatgGTGGGGTTCAGGGTGTTGGGGTGTAGTCGTGGTGGGGTTCAGGgtgttgtgttgtagtcatgGTGGGGTTCAGGGTGTTGTGTTGTAGTCGTGGTGGGGTTCAGGGTGTTGTGGTGTAGTCGTGGTGGGGTTCAGGGTGTTGTGTTGTAGTCGTGGTGGGGTTCAGTGTGTTGGGGGTGTAGTCGTGGTGGGgtccagtgtgttgtgttgtagtcgTGGTGGGGTTCAGTGTGTTGGGGGTGTAGTCATGGTGGGGTTCAGTGTGTTGGGGTGTAGTCGTGGTGGGGTTCAGGGTGTTGGGGTTTAGTCGTGGTGGGGTTCAGGGTGTTGGGGTGTAGTCATGGTGGGGTTCAGGGTGTTGGGGTGTAGTTGTGGTGATGTCCAGTGTGTTGCGGTGTAGTCATGGTGGGgtccagtgtgttgtgttgtcgtCGTGGTGAGGTccagtgtgttgtggtgttgtcgTGGTGGGGTCCAGTGTGTTGGGGTGTAGTCGTGGTGGGGTTCAGGGTGTTGTAGTCGTGGTGGGGTTCAGGGTGTTGTGTTGTAGTCGTGGTGGGGtccagtgtgttgtgttggggtGTAGTCATGGTGGGGTTCAGGGTGTTGTGTTGTAGTCGTGGTGGGGTTCAGGGTGTTGTGTTGTAGTCGTGGTGGGGTTCAGGGTGTTGTGGTGTAGTCGTGGTGGGGTTCAGGgtgttgtgttgtagtcatgGTGGGGTTCAGAGTGTTGTGGTGTAGTCGTGGTGGGGTTCAGGGTGTTGTGTTGTAGTCGTGGTGGGGTTCAGGgtgttgtgttgtagtcatggtggggttcagggtgttgtgttgtagtcgtggtggggttcagggtgttgtggtgtagtcgtggtggggttcagggtgttgtgttgtagtcatgGTGGGGTTCAGGGTGTTGGGGTGTAGTCGTGGTGGGGTTCAGGGTGTTGTGGTGTAGTCATGGTGGGGTTCAGGGTGGTGGGGTGTAGTCGTGGTGGGGTTCAGGGTGTTGTGGTGTAGTCATGGTGGGGTTCAGGGTGGTGGGGTGTAGTTATGGTGGGGTTCAGGGTGTTGTGGTGTAGTCGTGGTGGGGTTCAGGgtgttgtgttgtagtcatgGTGGGGTTCAGGGTGTTGGGGTGTAGTCGTGGTGGGGTTCAGGGTGTTGTGGTGTAGTCATGGTGGGGTTCAGGGTGTTGTGGTGTAGTCATGGTGGGTTTCAGGGTGTTGTGGTGTAGTCGTAGTGGGGTtcagggtgtggtggtggggttcaAGGTGTTGTGGTGTAGTCGTAGTGGGGTCCAGGGTGTTGTGGTGTAGTCGTGGTGGGGTCCAGGGTGTTGTGGTGTAGTCATGGTGGGGTCCAGAGTGTTGTGGTGTAGTCGTGGTGGGGTTCAGAGTGTTGTGGTGTAGTCGTGGTGGGGTTCAGGGTGTTGGGGTGTAGTCGTGGTGGGGTCCAGGGTGTTGTGGTGTAGTCGTGGTGGGGTTCAGAGTGTTGTGGTGTAGTCGTGGTGGGGCTCAGGGTGTTGGGGTGTAGTCGTGGTGGGGTTCAGGgtgttgtgttgtagtcatggtggggttcagggtgttgttgtggtgtagtcGTGGTGGGGTTCAGGGTGTTGTGTGGTGGTGTAATCGTGGTGGGATccaatgtgttgtgttgtagtctaagtggtgttcagggtgttgtgGTGTGGTCAGGTTGGGgtccagtgtgttgtgttgtggtgtagtcgtGGTGGGGTTCAGGGTGTTATGTTGTAGTCATGGTGGGGTCCagtgtgttgtggtggggttcagggtgttgtgttgtgttgtagtcgTGGTGGGGTTCAGGGTGTTGTGTTGGAGTTCAGGGTGTTTTGTGGTGGTGTAGTCACGGTGTAGTCACGGTGGGAtccagtgtgttgtggtgtagtcgtGGTGGGGTTCAGGGTGCTGTGGTGTAGTCATGGTGGGAtccagtgtgttgtggtgtagtcgtGGTGGGGTTCAGGGTGTTGTGGTGTAGTCATGGTGGGGTTCAAGGTGTCGTGTTGTAGTTGTGGTGGGGTTCAGGGTGTTGTGTGGTGGTGTAgtcgtgttgttgttgtgttgtggtgttgttgtgttgtggtggggttcagggtgttgttgtggtggggttcagtttgttgttgtggtggggttcagggtgttgttgtgttgtggtggggttcggggtgttgttgtgttgtggttgggttcagggtgtagttgtgttgtggtggggttcagggtgtagtggtgtagttgtgttgtggtggggttcagggtattgtggtgtagttgtgttgtggtggggttcagggtgttgtggtgtagttgtggtggggttcagggtgttgtggtgtagttgtgttgtggtggggtttggggtggtgtagttgtggtggggttcagggtgtagttgtgttgtggtgttgtggtggggTTCAGGGTGTTGTGGTGTAGTTGTGTTCTGGTGGGGTTCAGGGTATTGTGGTGTAATTGTGCTGTGGTGGGGTTCAGGGTATTGTGGTgtaattgtgttgtggtggggttcAGGGTATTGTGGTgtaattgtgttgtggtggggttcAGGGTATTGTGGTGTCATTGTGGTGGGGTTCagggtgtagttgtgttgtggtggggttcagggtgttgtggtgtagttgtgtagtggtGGGGTTCAGGGTCTGTCTCATCATCTTGCGGGGATCAGGTGGGttattgttggggggggggtcacagcAGTAGGACCTGCAGGCAGAGCTGACCCCCCCTGGCCCTCCACTGTCAGAGGATGATGCAGCAGCGACACAGCCTCTGGCCCCCGCCGTGCACCGAAGGAGGGGGTGTCACCGGGGCAAAGTAGGCGTGGACTTTTATCTCTGGGAGATGAGCCTGTATGGATACGGAGGAGCAACATCATTCCCAATGTAGCATACACATCCAACAATATTTGACACTGTTGTATATTCTCCCATGTATTTCATATGACAGCCTGCAACGTTGCAATAAACTATATTGGCATATAATACAACAGTGCGCAGGTCATTCTATTATTTCTATAGGAGCAACATCAGCCTCAGTAAACTACAACTCCCACCAGGCCATGCAGGAGCTTTGACATTACAGCCACAGTGATGCAGCTTGGGAGATGTAGTGCAGTAAAAGAGTCATGGTGATGACTGACCCGTATGCGTTTGATGCCGGCCCTGGTGACCTGCTGGCAGTCGTAGAGTTCTATCCTCTCCAGACGGTGGCAGTTCTTCAGGTGCTCCAGAGTCCCGTCTGTGATCAGAGGGCAGTTATCCAACTCCACCACTGTGAGGCGCTCCTgtccacacacactgctgctcagCGCCCTGATACCATCGTCTGTTATCAACTCACAGTGGGAGAGAGACTGGTGGAGAAGATAGATAGTAGAAACTatattacatactgtaatgtacacacacacagtttgctaGGGGGGAGTTATgaatgaatgacacacacacacacacacacacacacacacacacacacacacacacacacacacacacacacacacacacacacacacacacacacacacacacacacacacacacacaccaataagtACCAGTGCTTGCAGGCGAGGGCAGTGAATAGCGAGCTGGACTAGTGTGTTGTCAGTCACctgtgagaggagacagactCAATCAAACCCAGATACAGTACATATAATCAGACAGGCTCAATCAATCTCTGATTGAATGCAACTGTAGATTGAGTCTGAGAAAAGAACCCCATGAAATCTTACCAAAATACATTCTTCTAAATCCATTTTTTCCATCTCATGACAATTCTGTTGAAACAAAAGACACATCAGGTCAGCATTTCAGGGATCAAAACACACAGATCAAGGCAGAATAAAAGTGATGAAGGAGACAGAGAAGTACTTACCCTGGCCAGTACAGTAAACCCAGCGTCTGTAACCTGTGAACATCGCGCAGCCTCCAAGATcctgacacacacatgcattgGTTATGCATTGGTTTAGTGTATGTATGGGGTGTTTATCAGTAGACCTAATCCACAATTACAAGAAAGGGATACATTTCCCATTTCTTACTTCAGTCGGGGACAGTTGAGACCCAGAGCAGTGAGAGAGgcgtctgtaatgttactgcagCCAGAGATACACAGGACCTGCAGCTTGTGGCACCCCCGACACAGACTGACCAAGCCATCATCAGTTATCTGCTGTTAACAAACACACATTACGCGtgcatatctgtctgtctctctgtctgtctctgtctgtctttctgtgtctctgtctgtctgtctgtctgtctgtctgtctgtctgtctgtctgtctgtgtctgcaatCACTTACAGtgcctccagaaagtattcacaccccttgacttccacattttgttgtgttacaaggtgggactaaaattgatttaattgctagacagccattttcaagtcttgccatagattttcaagccgatttaagtcaaaactgtaactaggccactcaggaacattcaatgtcatcttggtaagcaactccagtgtataattggccttgtgttttaggttattgtcatttttatcccagtgtctgttggaaagcagactgaaccaggttttcctttcgctctattccgtttatttttgttcgaaattctaaaaaaactccctagtccttgcagatgacaagcatacccataacatgatgcagccaccaccatgcttgaaaatatgaagagtggtactcagcaatgtgttgtatttgccccaaacataacactttgtattgagaatataaagttaatttctttgcagtttttctttagtgccttattgcaaacaggatgcatgttttggaatatttttattctgtacaggcttccttctatcAGTAACTACActgttattgatccatcctccgttttctcctatcactaccattaaactctgtaactgtttaaaagTCATCATTGTACTCATGGTGATATCCCtgaacggtttccttcctctccggcaacggagttaggaaggaggcctgtatctttgttgtgactgggtatattgatacaccatccaaagtgtaattaacttcatcatgctcaaagagattttcaatgtctgtttttttctaccaataggtgcccttttttgcgaggcaatggaaaacctccctggtctttgtggttgaatctgggtttgaaattcattgctcgactgagggaccttacagataattgtatgtgtggagtacagacatgaggtagtcattcaaaaatgctaaaactattattgcacacagagtccatgcaacttattatgtgacttgttaagcaaatttttactctggaatttatttaggcttgccatagtaAAGGGGTTGAATGCTTGACTCAAGACATATcatttttaaaaacataattccactttgacattataatctccatttaattcattttaaattaaAAGAAAAGTCAAGGGGGTGTTCATCTCCTGCTTATAAATAACACACGTTACACATATTTTCTGTCTTTCAATCCCTACTAAtgaatacacacactctctccatctctttctctctgtcttactGAGCAGGACTGCATGTTGATAGTGGTTAGTTCAGGACAGTGTTTCTGGAGGTGTTTCAGTGCTCCATCCTCCAACTGTAGAGAACACAACACAAAGAAACCAATCACTACTGATAATCAATCAGTGGCGACCCATCatccccacctgttttgagcaccACACTTAAGGAAAAAAAAATTAAGATTCTATATACAGTTAAatcagaagtctacatacacttaggttggagtcattaaaactcgtttttcaaccactccacaaatttcttgttattaacaaactatagttttggcaagtcggttaggacatctactttgtgcatgacacaagtaatttttccaacaattgtttacagacagattatttcacatataactcactgtatcacaattccagtgggtcagacgtttacatacactaagttgactgtgccttttaaacagcttggaagattccagaaaatgatgtcatgattttagaagcttctgataggctaattgacataatttgagttaattggaggtttacatgtggatgtatttcagggctaccttcaaactcagtgcctctttgcttgacatcatgggaaaatcaaaagaaatcagccaaggtctcaggaaaaaaaattgtagacctccacaggtctggttcatccttgggagcagtttccaaacgcctgaaggtaccacgttcatctgtacaaacaatagtacgcaagtataaacactatgggaccacgcagccgtcataccactcaggaaggagacgcattctgtctcctagagatgaacgtacttcggtgcgaaaagtgcaaatcaatcccagaacatcagcaaaggaccctgtgaagatgctggaggaaaaaggtacaaaaatatctatatccacagtaaaacgagtcctatatcaacataacctgaaaggccgctcagcaaggaagaagccactgcttcaaaaccgccataaaaaagccagactacggtttgcaactgcacatggggacaaagatcatactttttggagaaatgtcctctggtctgatgaaacaaaaatagcactgtttggccacaatgaccatcgttatgtttggaggaaaaagggggaggcttgcaagccgaagaaccctatcccaactgtgaagcacgggggtggcagcatcatgttgtgggggtgctttgctgcaggagggactggtgcacttcacaaaatagattgcatcatgaggaaagaaaatgatgtggatatattgaaggaacatctcaagacatcagtcaggaagttaaagcttggttgcaaatgggtcttccaaatggacaatgaccccaaggatacttctaaagttgtggcgaaatggcttaaggacaactaagtcaaggtattggagtggccatcacaaagccctgacctcaatcccatagaaaatttgtgggcggaactgaaaaagtgtgtgcgagcaagcaagccttcaaacctgactcagttacaccagttctgtcaggaggaatgggccaaaattcaccaacttattgtggaaagcttgtggaaggccacccaaaacgtttgacccaagttaaacaatttaaaggcaatgctaccaaatactaattgagtgtatgtaaacttctgacccactgggaatgtgatgaaagaaataaaagctgaaattaatcattctctctactattattctgccatttcacattctttaaataaagtggtgatcctaactgacctaaaacagggaatttttacttggattaaatgtcaggaattgtgaaaaactgagtttaaatgtattttgctaaggtgtatataaacttttgagtgtgtgtgtgtgtgtgtgtgtgtgtgtgtgtgtgtgtgtgtgtgtgtgtgtgtgtatatatatatatatatatataaatacaggcAAGGCCccacaaagaaaaaaaaatacaaaaaaaaatatatatatatatataaaatttaaaattaaatccTTTGTGGGGCCTTGCCTGTTTTGCTTGTTATTTTGGCACGTgttacatatcagtttgcaaacaatgtaaaataaaaaataaaagtaattgAGTTAacaaagccacatacaaacatggtctcttttttgttttcttaagtaaggcagctccaaaatgctggtgtttcagcccagctcagttctttctgtggtggtggcgcgttcaatgtgcctcaccctaatcatttggtctattttcacctcttcatTTCGCCTACTAttctaacttggtggtgcacaaatagcctataacctgttttagagaaacgcAATCATTGAATATTCTCTGTTTATATGGCTCTGACTGttagaacggcccatgttctgaattctgtcactgtacatttcaaaagtgctgaacaaattgttatattgactacatccgtcATCGCTCATTAacgtcttaatcaaaattacagattgcctcttatccgcttgtcgttcccttatgtcatagtttgtacatctgaattgtcagtagaaaccacattagtttaagcaagtcagccatatcagctatgtttctatgtgtagtggctttgctggcatgcatcccacttcttttttttctttgccccaccaagatttacatgctaaaatcgccactgtaaTCAATACAAagcgtgtgtactgtatgtgtgtgtgtgtacctgtgtgcagCCGCGTAGGAACAGGGCTCGTAGGTTGTTACAGCCCCGGGCCAGAGCCTCGATGCCATCTCTGGTGATCTGGTCACACCACGACAGGTTCAACATCTCCAACATACGACAGCCATCACTAAAGGGTGACACACATattcaccagtggaggctgctgaggggaagatGGCTCATTATAAATGGCTgcaatggagtcaatggaatggtagcAAACGTGGTCTCCATGTGATTGAtatcattccattgactccattccagccaatactatgagccgtcctcccctcagcaacctTCACTGATTCACACCCTGTTttctaactatactgaacaaaaatataaaacgcaacatgtaaagtgttggtcccatgtttcatgagctgaaacaaaagatcccagacattttccatatgcacaaaatgcttatttctctccaattttgtgcacacatttgtttacatccctgatagtgagcgtttctcctttccaaagataatccatccacctgacaagtgcgGCATATGCAGAAGTTGATCATAACATGATcgttacataggtgcaccttgtgctggggacaataaaaggccactctaaaatgtgcagttttgtcacacaacacaatgccacagatgtctcaaattttgagggagagtccaattggcatgctgactgcaggaatgtccaccagagctgttgcaagagaatttaatgttaatttctctaccataacccgcctccaatgtcattttagagaatttgacaatacatccaaccggcctcacaacctcagaccacgtgtaaccacgccagtcctggacctccacatccggcttcttcacctgcgggatcgtctgagaccagccactcggacagctgatgaaacagtggagtatttctgtctgtgataaagcccttttgtggggaaaaactaattctgattgggcagccaggcagagccagtaggtgggcctggctcccaagaggGTGGGCCAATgccttcccaggcccacccatggctgcaccgctgcccagtcatgtgaaatctatagattagggcctaatgaatttatttcaattgactgatttccttatatgaactgtaactgaatAAAATTGTAAATTGTtggatgttgcatttatatttttgttcagtatatttggaTGTATTAAACTGCACGTTACTGGGACTTACTAGAAAATGATATGGTGACAATGGGTAATTTGTGTTACCTGGTACTAAATTATGCTTGTAGTGATGAATtccaaaaaaacaaacatgtaaTTTATTGGTGATTATTATGCAATTACCATTTTACCCTTACAGTAAATACTTTGTAATTTCTGTACCGTAAAATAAACTGCAACACTTGGCCAGAAGTAgcgcactttatagggaatagggagccatttcagACACTTACCTGAGAGCTTTGAGGGAGTGGTTGGAAACAGACACGCAGGAGGTGAGGTCCAGCTGTTTGAGTTTGCAGCAGAACTTGGAGAGGCTGAGACAGGTGCTGTCTGTGATCTTAGTGCAGCCGTTCAGGTTCAACACCTCAATGTTACGGCAGTTCTGGGAAAACGTCCTGACAGGTGACAAATGCCAGTCATTATAGATAATCAAATCATAGAGTCACGGAGAAGTAACTGAATCAGGGAGCTAAATAACATTCCAAGTTGAAAATGTGAACGGAAAGCAACATTGGTTGTACTGAGAGTGTAAGAGGCCCTATGGAGAAGGACTCACTTCATGGATGCGTCCCCCACACTGAGACAACCCCTCAAGCTCAGCTGCCTCAGGAAGCCTCCACATCGCTTGGAGATGTTCTCCACTACTctaccctggagagagaggaggaggaggaggaggaggaggaggaggaggagtcagtGGCGTGTACTCATGGATGCCAAGGAAATGGAccattaaattaaataaaataaaatgtatatatgtaccagtcaaaagtttggacacacctactcattcaagggtttgtctttatttttactattttctacattgtagaataatagtgaagacaaaactatgaaataacacatatggaatcatgtagtaaccaaaaaagtgtgttttgtccaatatttcatttatttgtatttttaaacagtccccctctgtctcagtatgtgtagccatctatctgatgctgtctggtcagaaagagtatgacattgttgccacccgTAGCATTGCGAAGCCAGTGAGtgtttggcctcccttgataaaaagaaatattataataatagtcaatcagcattgagctaaactgactGAGCTCAACTTTGAATGGTCCTGgtgcaccaaaaaaaagtgtcaagggaagccagtttggatttggcttcacaccattCACATCACATCAAAAGCA
This genomic interval from Salmo salar chromosome ssa27, Ssal_v3.1, whole genome shotgun sequence contains the following:
- the fbxl2 gene encoding F-box/LRR-repeat protein 2 isoform X1, with protein sequence MNGITKGRFEVFSNSDEAPINKKLPKELLLRIFSYLDVITLCRCAQVSKAWNVLALDGSNWQKIDLFNFQTDIEGRVVENISKRCGGFLRQLSLRGCLSVGDASMKTFSQNCRNIEVLNLNGCTKITDSTCLSLSKFCCKLKQLDLTSCVSVSNHSLKALSDGCRMLEMLNLSWCDQITRDGIEALARGCNNLRALFLRGCTQLEDGALKHLQKHCPELTTINMQSCSQITDDGLVSLCRGCHKLQVLCISGCSNITDASLTALGLNCPRLKILEAARCSQVTDAGFTVLARNCHEMEKMDLEECILVTDNTLVQLAIHCPRLQALSLSHCELITDDGIRALSSSVCGQERLTVVELDNCPLITDGTLEHLKNCHRLERIELYDCQQVTRAGIKRIRAHLPEIKVHAYFAPVTPPPSVHGGGQRLCRCCIIL
- the fbxl2 gene encoding F-box/LRR-repeat protein 2 isoform X2; the encoded protein is MNGITKGRFEVFSNSDEAPINKKLPKELLLRIFSYLDVITLCRCAQVSKAWNVLALDGSNWQKIDLFNFQTDIEGRVVENISKRCGGFLRQLSLRGCLSVGDASMKTFSQNCRNIEVLNLNGCTKITDSTCLSLSKFCCKLKQLDLTSCVSVSNHSLKALSDGCRMLEMLNLSWCDQITRDGIEALARGCNNLRALFLRGCTQLEDGALKHLQKHCPELTTINMQSCSITDDGLVSLCRGCHKLQVLCISGCSNITDASLTALGLNCPRLKILEAARCSQVTDAGFTVLARNCHEMEKMDLEECILVTDNTLVQLAIHCPRLQALSLSHCELITDDGIRALSSSVCGQERLTVVELDNCPLITDGTLEHLKNCHRLERIELYDCQQVTRAGIKRIRAHLPEIKVHAYFAPVTPPPSVHGGGQRLCRCCIIL